Below is a genomic region from Thalassophryne amazonica chromosome 3, fThaAma1.1, whole genome shotgun sequence.
ttagaaaaatttatctggctttcggtgaaaatgttacgggcttggtagagaataaggagtgttactgtcgctttaaggacggcccccagcagctgtggggcgcgctgcgctccgaagctgccatcgacaggctgaacgaccatttcatttctaaatggatggctgtgtggatccgtgaccatcgtgtgccatttctgtggttAACACACGAGCTCGACATCAACcactttccagcagatttcacttttaacaagagattttgtcatggaaagccgagcggaggcttcgcgagtcccgatggattcgctactggagcgagacaaaaccacctccgttttggtctcacaggacggctttgagatggcgttcagacagctgtcggtggtttttccatcgagtgattatccgagaaattgtggatgtgcctggacatgccagaacatgtcccgtgaggcttcatcacggcgttgctttgcgccatgcggcatcgccgcgacgcgcgaagcctccgctcctctttccatgacaaaaactcctgtaacagtggaatgtgccgttcatttccaaactggacgctgtgttttatccgggatgtcgtctgactagcacaggaattgtgaaaagacgtggacatcagcactttttcggcacattgagacagacgtgcggaggaattctgcgcgtcgcggcggtgccgcatggcgcaaagcaacgccatgatgaagcctcacgggacatgttctggcatgtccaggcatatccacaatttctcggataatcactcgatggaaaaaccacagacagccatctgaacgccatctcaaagccgtcctgtgagaccaaaacggagcctgctcacaggcgaatgacgcaaccgacaggcgtggaaaaactcatgcatgcgcacgagggttcaagcttgtctgacgcaatcacgtgattcaaatccatgtggtttttgaaaaaaataataaggtcggatacttttctaatagacctcgtattcttagGTTTTGGAAAGGAGGAAATACAAAAGATTAGatgtaaatatttaacatttccAGTCTCACCAAAGACAAAAGCACTCCAGTTGAAAATTACTAACAAGATTTATCCAACTAAGGAGTTTTTTCAAACAGATTCCAAATGGATGTCGGTAACTGACTAGAACTGAAGACCTGTTGGACCATCTTTTTCTTTATGTGTGAAACAGTGCAAAGCTTTTGGTTTGACCATCAACAATGGATTGTCTCTGAAGGAATTTGGATCGGTGATCTAAACATCAGACATCAATTCTGGagtgttacagtgaggaaaataagtatttgaacaccctgcgattttgcaagttctcccacttagaaatcatggaggggtctgaaattttcatcttatgtgcatgtccactgtgagacacgtaatctaaaaaaaaaaatctggaaatcccaatgtatgatttttataatttatttgtttgttactgctgcaaataagtatttcaacacctgtgaaatcaatgttatatttggtacagtatcctttgtttgcaattacagaggtcaaatgtttcgtgtagtttttcagcaggtttgcacacactgcagcagggattttggcccattcctccatacatatcttctctagatcagccaggttactgggctgtcactgagaaacacagagtttgagctccctccaaagattttctattgggtttaggtctggagactggctaggccactccagaaccttgattatGCTTCttgcggagccactcctttgtcatcctggctgtgtgcttcgggtcattgtcatgttggaagacccatccacaacccatcttcaatgctctaactgagggaaggaggttgttccccaaaatctcccaatacaTGGCCCTGggcatcctctccttaatacagtgcagtcgtcctgtcccatgtgcataaAAATACccaccaaagcatgatgcttccacccccatgcatcacagcagggacggtgtttttgggatggtactcagcatgcttcttcctccaaacacagcgagtggaattaagaccaaaaagttctattctgaccacgtaactttctcccatgactcctatggatcatccaaatggtcatgggcaaacttaaggcgggcctggacgtgtgctgatttaagcaggggaaccttccgtgccatgcatgattttaacccatgacgtcttagtgtattacccacggtaaccttggaaacagtggtgccagctctcttcaggtcattgaccagctcatcccgtgcagttctgggctgattcctcacctttcttaggatcattgatacaccacaaggtgggatcttgaatggagccccagtctgagggagattgacagtcatgtttatcctcttccattttctaataattgctccagcagttgatcttttttcaccaagctgcttggcaattgccccgtagccctttccagccatGTGgaagtctacaattttgtctctggtgtctttggacagctctttggtcttagccatgttagtagttggagtcttactgattgtgtgggatggacaggtgtctttatgcagctaacgacctcaaataggtacttctaatttggaataataagtgtagtggaggtggactttctgtattatttttttttttttggattatgtgtctcacagtggacttgcaaagtcgcagggtgttcaaatacttattttcctcattgtaactGTAATATTCCAGAATTGATGGAATTTCTCTTTCTCTGAAgagctgctcttttttttttttttttcatgcaatcgACTGGAGTCGACCAGAGAAGCCCAGAAGTGAACTGTCCCCTGCGTGCCCCTCCCCCTTTTTTTCCTTCCACCCACTGCTTCTCTCAGACGGCAAACGGGGCACCAGCAGATGCCTTCAGGGGACGCTGATTTGTCAGTTCTACACACAGTGACATTTTGCTGttgaggtttttctttttttaagtgatggtcccccccccacccccaccccaccccaaataAATGTAATGTACCATACCAAAAACTGCCGCTGAGCGCAGAGACTTGGCAGTCGTCCACCTGCAGCCATGCCCGACACGTAGGACACGAGCGGGTGCTCCCCCTccgagggggaggaggaggaggagaagtggGCAAAGGCGGCGAGGACGTTTTTCCGGGGTGGGAAGGCGGTGCAGCAGCCCCTCCAAGCTGgaccgacctgcctcatttttatcacctctgaTTGAACAACCGACACTAGCACAAAAGTTGAACATTGTTGAAGCATCTGCGCTTCAGAAAACATCAATTAAAGCCTTTATaattgtttgccaaatgcacGTATCGTATCACAGCGACCACCACGTGGTAATCCAAAATGGCTGTGGGGCGCAAAAATCACGTGACCAATGCGTCACATGAAAACACTCTTGTAATAATTGTAATGCCACGTTTTACTTGGTTTGACTTGGGAATTTCTTATCAGAGTAGATTTTGCTTTCCAAGTTTAGTTACTATACTACCAGTAAGCCGACCATAACACGGTTTGTAACGTATGTATTATAAGAGGAATTGATCATTATATAAAacttttgttgtttatttattttacagtgatgAGTCAGAGGAAAGTGCAACACCTCCGTCTTCTCCCACTGTACATCCATCACAGCCCAGCATTACTTCACCATCCACCTCTGCGCCACAAAGGACTGCATCTCCTGCCACTTCACACCCAGGCCGCACCAGTCCCACACCCAGGAGACATCATACAAGAGGGAGAAGTAGGAGCAGATCCAGAAGCACATCTAGGGACCGCAGCAGATCTCCACAACCCGGACCTGCAACTCTTCAAACAAGATGGAACAGTGAACAGGACCCCGACACTGTCCCAAACCCCAAAGAATTTACCCCAAAAAGAAACCCAGGACACCAGCTCAGTTCTGGTGGAGCATACACTCCATTAGATCTATTTTCACTGTTTATTGACAAAAGTGCCATTACATCCCTTTgcacaaacataaacaaacagGCTGCAAAAAACATATCCAAAGGGAAAAAATACATCTGGACTTCTTTACAAGAGACAGAGTTCTACAAGTTTCTTGGACTAACATTTTACTTTTGTTTAGTGAAGTTGAGTTCAATACGTGACTATTGGAGGCAAAACACCATATACAGTCTGAGCTTTCCTCCAACCATTATGACCAGGGACCGGTACCGCACCATATCGTGGAATATCCACATGAGTGACCCGGATGAAGATTTGGTCAATGATGCAAAAAAAAGGAACACCCCAGCACGACAAACTTTTTTGTCTGAGACCCCTGCTTGACACCCTTACAACTGCGTGTAAGGCTCATTATCATCCAAGACAGAACATCTCCATTAATGAAAGAATGGTCACCACAAAGGTCTATACTGGAATGACCCAGTTCATGAAGGCCAAGCCAACAAAGTGGGGGTTCAAGCTGTTTGTCTTGGCAGACAGTATGAATGGCTACACCATCGACTTTGCCGTTTACACTGGAAAATCACAGTTTGCATCAGGTGTTGGGCTGGCGTATGACTCAGTCATGTCTCTCATCAAGCCTGCGTTTCTGGGCCATGGGTACCACCTCTATGTAGACAGCTTCTACACCAGCCCTAAACTTTTCAAGGACCTGTTTGCAATGAAGATTGGtgcatgtggcacatacagggaaCACCAGAAAGAATGCCCACGCACACAAAACAACACCCTCACAAAGAAGGATCCCAGAGGCACAATACGGTGGATCAGGGATGGCCCACTGGTGTTTGTGAAGTGGATGGATATACGTGAGGTAGCTGTCTGCTCCACAATACATCCAGCCTTTACGGGGGAAACTGTGGCCCGGCGCTTCAAAGATCAAGACGGACAGTGGGTCTCCGAGAATGTTTTGTGCCCAAACCCAGTCACTCAGTATAACAAGAATATGGGAGGAGTTGACCTGTCACATCAACTCATACAGTACTATACAGTACACCACAAAACAATGCACTGGTACAGGACCCTTTTTTATCATTTTCTGGACATTGCTGCCACAAACGCATATATTCTTCACAAGGAGTATTATCAGGACAAAGCAAAGAAACACAGGGAGTTCTTGGAGGAGCTGGCAGCCCAGCTGTGTGGTGTTTCAGTGGCAGTCCCTCCTTCCAAAGCACCTGGGCAACATGTTCCAGTGCCAATAGCTGCTCAAAGTGATCAGAAGAAGAGGGCCTCATATGGAAGGAGAGGTTGTGTTCAGTGCAGGAAGATACGTGAAAAAGAACAGTCAACTCCATGGAAGTGCAAAGTTTGTGATGTGGCGCTTTGTgtcatagcagacagaaattgctttgaggtgTGGCATGAAGACCAATAAAACAACTGGACCAtcatgtatatattgttcaaaatgtgcatttgtttattgttacaacctt
It encodes:
- the LOC117507910 gene encoding piggyBac transposable element-derived protein 4-like, whose protein sequence is MKIWSMMQKKGTPQHDKLFCLRPLLDTLTTACKAHYHPRQNISINERMVTTKVYTGMTQFMKAKPTKWGFKLFVLADSMNGYTIDFAVYTGKSQFASGVGLAYDSVMSLIKPAFLGHGYHLYVDSFYTSPKLFKDLFAMKIGACGTYREHQKECPRTQNNTLTKKDPRGTIRWIRDGPLVFVKWMDIREVAVCSTIHPAFTGETVARRFKDQDGQWVSENVLCPNPVTQYNKNMGGVDLSHQLIQYYTVHHKTMHWYRTLFYHFLDIAATNAYILHKEYYQDKAKKHREFLEELAAQLCGVSVAVPPSKAPGQHVPVPIAAQSDQKKRASYGRRGCVQCRKIREKEQSTPWKCKVCDVALCVIADRNCFEVWHEDQ